One window of Pocillopora verrucosa isolate sample1 chromosome 9, ASM3666991v2, whole genome shotgun sequence genomic DNA carries:
- the LOC136283280 gene encoding uncharacterized protein: MSGITYGFSVMLCNESSNIPFTVFRMRFPQYCSDAYNLSRYPQWDTLNSQAVEQANSCLKSLKRSLSYISEKNFMTHCKVFIGIEIRYGVSSSSPKV; the protein is encoded by the exons ATGTCCG gTATAACTTATGGATTTAGTGTTATGCTTTGCAACGAATCTTCTAACATCCCATTTACAGTGTTTCGAATGCGTTTCCCACAAT attgCTCTGATGCTTACAACCTCTCCCGTTATCCTCAGTGGGACACCTTAAACAGTCAGGCAGTAGAACAAGCCAATTCATGCTTGAAGTCTCTCAAACGATCCTTGTCATACATAAGCGAAAAGAACTTTATGACTCATTGCAAAGTTTTCATTGGTATCGAAATTCGCTACGGCGTAAGCAGCTCGAGTCCTAAGGTGTAG